CGACCAGGCCATCCGGGCCGTGGCCTCTGTCTCCAGCCTGCGGATGGTCTTGTTATGCAGTTCGTACTCCTGCCATTGCCGCCCCTCCCGGGCCAGTCTTAAGGCCGCATAGGAATCATAATTCCCGGGATACTCGTGCAGGCTGCCCCGGCGCAGGTCCAGTATCCGCCCGGCCACCCGGTTCAAAAAATACCGGTCGTGGGAAACGATCAGGGCCGCACCCTTGAAGGCCAGCAAAAAATCCTCCAAAAATTCCCGGCCGGCCAGGTCCAGGTGGTTGGTGGGCTCATCCAGAAAGAGGATCTCCGGGTCCGAGAGGATGGTCCGGGCCAGCCAGGCCCGGGAACGTTGGCCGCTGCTGAGATCATTCAACGGCTGGGCCCACTGGGCGGGGGTGAAACCAAAACCTTTAAGCGTTCTTTCGACCCTGGCCCGGAAACGGGCTTTTTCTTTGTCCAGTCCGGCATCAGGCCCAAGATCATTTTCCCGGTCCCCGCTTTCCCGGTCTGGCATAAGAGCCGGCTGTTCCGGGTTGGAGGAACACAGGAAGGTATATAGATCGGCCGACGCGTCCGTTTCAGCTTGCTGGGGCAGGTAACCGTAACGGGTGATCGCAGCTGTCTTGATGACACTGCCGCCGGCAGGTTCCAGCTGTCCGCAAATGATCCGGAGCAGGGTGGTCTTGCCGCAGCCGTTGGGTCCAATCAGGCCGGCCTTTTCCCCCGGGTCGAGGCTGAAACTGATGTTCTGAAATACCGGGTGATCGCCGTAATCCCAGGAATGGGAGATATCATTGACGTTTATAATGGACATATGGCCCTCAATAAATGAAGGTTGACTTTTTATGCCAGGCCATATTGTACAGGCCCGGATCAGAATATGAGTATCATGGTTTGCTCCTGGTTGTAATTATGATTTGTGTCGCCGGGATTCAAGCCGTTTTATAATATTGACGCATTACCGACCAGCTGTTCCCAAAACAGCGCCGCTTTCTCAATGTCCGCTGGCGTTGGATTTCCTTCGTCCTTTGTTGCTATTGCCGTTGGTTTGCCCGTCCAAAGACCGCCATCCGGGGCCGTGACGATTTCAGCAAGATTCTCCAGCAGTTTGAATTTTACTTTACGATCGGTCTCAGCCAAACATTGCTGGACAAGTTTCAGAAACTCCGGGTCGTGAATTTCCAGGTACCGAACGGCCTTTTTCTCGCCCTCCCAAAGAATGCCCCGCAGGCTGAAATACCCCCAGAACAAGTTATTGATCGTGAAACAAAATCGCAAATCCAATGCTGTTTGATAGACCGGGTCGTCAGACTCTGCCATGCGATGATTGTGCCGATAGTCAAAATTGAGACCGAAACAAATACCGTACCTGTCGTATTCGCTGGGAGGGGCCGCCAGGTGTGTATTTTGTAATATGCCTTTCGCCCGTTGCAACCGGTTCGTACGGTCAAAAACAATATTTCCTGTCTGCAGCCACCGGGTGACGCTTAGCAGGTAGGTAAATGATTTGAACTGTTGTTTTTCCGTAATAATCCGGTCAACCTCATTGACGGTGGTGAAAAGCAAGTCGGTCAGCCGGTTGTCAATGCAGGTGACGCCAACATGCAGTGGCACCGGCGACTCGGACAGCACGATCAATATGTCGTAATCGCTGACTGGAGTCAGTTTATCGCCGCCGGTAGTGCCAACCAGCAGGATGCCGTCGACCGCAGGGTGCGCTTTCAACCGGTCGAGGACCTGTTTCAGCGTCATAGTGCTGGTGCTTGACTGGGTCGGGTCAGGCATTACTTTTCTCCATTTTTAAAACCGCGTATCGAATGAACTCGAGCGTCTTGCCTAATACTCCCGCATCTGCAAGCTGCCACCTTTTCACGCAATGGCGGACACCTTCCCGTTCTTCCCATGCCTGTTGGATAAATCCAGCCCATTCAGGATCCAAGGTTTGTACGGCCCACTTCACCCCGGCAAGCTTTGAGTGCACGGCCCCAGTCTCTATCGTATGCAGCATACGGCAATATGTCAGCACGGCAAACGATTGGCCGAACCGCGAATTCCAAAATCCGATCGGCTGGCCGAGTTCGGCAATAAATAGATCCGCTATAAGGCGCATCGTCGCTTTTACCTCCGCCAGCAGTCTCTCAACCGGGATCGGGGGGAGAAGTGATCCGGGCCCGGGTCCGAGGATGGTGATCCCCCGTTCTCTTAGTATCCAACGCACATGCCATTGATTGTCATGGTTTGAGCGCTCAAACGTTGTGCTGCCGTTATCTAAGTACCACAGCGGCTGGATGCCCACTCCTTCGGACTGATTGAGCTGCTCGAGACTGATATACGATCCTTCCAGGTGCTGCGCCGGATAACAGCCAAGGCCATTTATGCGGACATGCATGGCCTGCAGCGACTGGACAGTAACTTCCGTCAATTCATCCTTTATCACGACCATGAAATCGACGTCGCTGTCGAGGTCAAAATCGCCGGTAGCCAACGACCCCACCAGATAGATGCCTACCAGGTTTCCGCCCAGTTCCTCCTTGATCCCGGCAACGAGCCGGTCGATGACTCCCGGCAATTCCGGATAGGGCAGACTGGGGACAAGATTATTTTGAACCGATAAGCTCATGACATCGTCCTTTTGAGGATCTGTTTGATTGTTGTCCTGCAGCAGGACATCCGAAAGCGACAGTTCATTGGGCAAAGGGCGAAGGGGCAGACCATATACTACCATGCTGGTACCGTCTTCATGAAGGCGTTCCCCTAAATTCCGGAAACCAGCCTTCTGAGCTACGCGGGCAGAGGCGTGATTCTCCGGATTGAACTGTATCACGGCCGCTTTGGCGCTGGTTTGTTCAGATAGATGTCGCAACATCAGACCGACCGCCCTTGGAACGTATCCCCGGCCGCGGACAGCAGGACGAACGTTATATGTGATGTTTGCCACCACTCCGGGCCGGTAGCCTGGGCAGGCAAGATTGGCATCCACATAGCCCACAAGTTCGCCGGTAGCCGCTTCCCAGATACCTAAATTCAGCCACGTTCCGCCGGATTTCCAAGACAGCCGGGCCTCCTCGATCGCGGCTCTGGATGTTTCGATGGTGCTCCTGCCGCCAAAGAAACGCACAGTCACGTCATCTTCGTTCGCGAGATGGGCTTCGGCGTCAGCTATGGTCATCATACGCAGGATGATAACGCCATCGGTTAGTTCAGGAACGGTCTTCAAAGCAACCATCTTTCTGTAGCTACTGTAATTGCCTATTACTATTAGTTATTTTACCCGGCAGACATATACCAACCGCCCCGATAGCTTCCGTGCCCGTCCGAATTGCTTCCCGTCATATTTCCTAAAATCAAAACCCGCTTGAGTCAGAAGGTTTTCAATTTCCAACGCGCGGTAACCCCGCTGGATATGAACCTCTTCAAATTTATTATAGAAATTGCCATCAGGAATGAATCCGGTTATAACTGTTTTCCAAATTGCCCGCTTAGCATCAAAAGACCCTTCCAAAACAACTAGTGCCTGGCCATCTCGGACAGTCCAAACCCGGTTCCAATACCGTGCAAAGCCT
The nucleotide sequence above comes from bacterium. Encoded proteins:
- a CDS encoding GNAT family N-acetyltransferase, which translates into the protein MVALKTVPELTDGVIILRMMTIADAEAHLANEDDVTVRFFGGRSTIETSRAAIEEARLSWKSGGTWLNLGIWEAATGELVGYVDANLACPGYRPGVVANITYNVRPAVRGRGYVPRAVGLMLRHLSEQTSAKAAVIQFNPENHASARVAQKAGFRNLGERLHEDGTSMVVYGLPLRPLPNELSLSDVLLQDNNQTDPQKDDVMSLSVQNNLVPSLPYPELPGVIDRLVAGIKEELGGNLVGIYLVGSLATGDFDLDSDVDFMVVIKDELTEVTVQSLQAMHVRINGLGCYPAQHLEGSYISLEQLNQSEGVGIQPLWYLDNGSTTFERSNHDNQWHVRWILRERGITILGPGPGSLLPPIPVERLLAEVKATMRLIADLFIAELGQPIGFWNSRFGQSFAVLTYCRMLHTIETGAVHSKLAGVKWAVQTLDPEWAGFIQQAWEEREGVRHCVKRWQLADAGVLGKTLEFIRYAVLKMEKSNA
- a CDS encoding ABC-F family ATP-binding cassette domain-containing protein, whose amino-acid sequence is MSIINVNDISHSWDYGDHPVFQNISFSLDPGEKAGLIGPNGCGKTTLLRIICGQLEPAGGSVIKTAAITRYGYLPQQAETDASADLYTFLCSSNPEQPALMPDRESGDRENDLGPDAGLDKEKARFRARVERTLKGFGFTPAQWAQPLNDLSSGQRSRAWLARTILSDPEILFLDEPTNHLDLAGREFLEDFLLAFKGAALIVSHDRYFLNRVAGRILDLRRGSLHEYPGNYDSYAALRLAREGRQWQEYELHNKTIRRLETEATARMAWSQRTERGWKREPGDKQPDDKAKRYAKKMARRAKAVRTKIEQKLEREKADKPFVEKRVKLKFPEIDKLQGYALTADGLAKRYGSHPVLADLSLDLHQGERLVITGPNGCGKSTLIKILAGELNPDAGQFRWAKRAVLGYYPQEQLVLDPAATALEEVMKCGCTAEQAWTFLGALMLREDYVLKTTDHFSAGERAKIILARLLLSGANVLLLDEPTNHLDIDSTEALERALLEYAGTILMVSHDRYLTGKLATRMVPLDRNPVS